One Salvia splendens isolate huo1 chromosome 1, SspV2, whole genome shotgun sequence genomic window, GTGGTCTATTATGTATATTCAAAACCAGCTTAATTTCCTAATTGGATTTATTGAAGAATCTGGTTGGTAAATTGAGTGAGTGTGATTTTAAGTGTGCAAGTATCCGAATTTTTGAGTAGTGTTAGGGACTGAACCTATGTTCAATTCGACTATTCACAACTTCTGTGGGATTAGGCTGTTGAAATGGAGTACAATTTATGcaatgaatttttattttttgcaacCTTATTCAACCTTTTGAAGCCACATGTGAAGCTGCAACTACAATGCTGAAGATATTGAAAAAggaattttctttttattcagTTTTCCTGTTGCAAGATTGTACTAGGCTACCACATTTATGGTAGCTTTTGTGAAATTTCATATCATAGGTAATCTACTAATCTTATATAGATCAGTAAGCTTATTGGTAGTTCAAATTGTAATATTGATGCAATTTCTTAAAGTTCCATGTCAGCTGGTAGCCCACTCAGGGTGCAAAGTATCAGAGTACACTTCTTTAATTTTGAGGAAATAAACATGTTCCTGTTTATGTGGTAATTTTAATTACTTAAAAAGTATGAAGGGCTTATTTCTTGTGATTGCTGAAGGTTTGCTGCTGAGATATTTCATAATCTACACGGGGATGTGATGGCAACTGCTTCAAGGGGACACTCGTTAGCATTTCGAGTTCAACAGCTCGAGACAGAGATTCCTGCTATTGAGAGAGCATTTCTCTCCCAGACAGATCATTCCTCCTTCTTTTACCATCCTGGTAAGATCACGCTGTTCTTTCCATAAAATCCTACACCAACCACTCTATTGTTTCGTTGAAGCAATATATTTACATGGGATCTGTGGCtaaagatgtttattgcatCTTTATCACCCAATAGAACGTCATTCTCTGAATAATTCAATTTTGTGGTACAAAAAGCTGTATAGTTGAAGGGTCTATCTCTTGAAAGAATCTGCTCTCTCACTTTATGCTGCATCATATGTCAAATATACCTCAAACTGCTTCTTGGATGTAACAGTAACGTGGTAATGTTGTAGGTGTTGATTGGCACCCTAATCTACAACTCGACAATAACCTAGTTACACGAGGAGATATGCCTCGGTTTATAATGGACTCCTATGAAGAATGCAGAGAGCCTCCTCGCCTTTTCCTTTTAGACAAGTATAACCTTctgttcatttttaaaaatgactGAGCTgtattataaaaaatgatatcTCAATTAACACATTTGAATTTAGGTTTGACATTGCGGGTGCTGGAGCATGTCTCAAACGTTATACCGATCCTTCTTTTTTCAAAGTTGAAACCTCTGAAATTACTGGTGCTGATATCCAAAGGGAAAAGAAGATCCGCAAAGCAAAGGTAATTTGTTGACAAATAATCAAAATTCTTAGCAGATAAACTAGAAGGGAACTGCTTTTTGCtgccattttttttttcaattcatgCAGTCATAGTTACTGGTTTCTTGTTGAACAGAAGAAAGGGCCACGCTGGAGAAACAGAGAAACCCATGAAGTTGTACCAACATCACATGCCAAGTGAGACTTTGTTACCTTTTTTCTACTTTGTGCTCTTCCTAGTTGATTGTGAAGAATGGGATTTGTCTAATTTGCAATTGCATCATATGCAGACTCCATCAGCTTTTCCTGGAGGAGCGTGTTGAAAATGGCATTAGCACCGCTTCTCACTGTGCAAAATTAAAGAGGAGACTGAATGGATTTCCATTTAATTCAAAAGCTGGGAAGAGCTACATGGTGAAAATACTAAATTCTCCGTCGCCAGAACCTAAAGTGCTTCATGACATGACCGTGGACTCACCACAGCTGAAGTTGGCTACAGATGACCATAGGGATTCTGCTTCTCAAACATTTGAAGTCATGAGTCCCTACCGAGAGAGAGGAGGGAGAAAAAGAGGTACTCCTTCATCTCCAGATAGAGATGGTGCTGTTCAGAATCATCCCACACATGAGTCAGATGAATTTCCGGTATATGATGAAATCGGTGAACTACCAAGTTCGCGTCCTATTATTGCAACAAATGGCCTCTCATCTACTCTTAATATGGTGACTGGTGAAAAGGTTGTAACTGTTGATGCAGAAAGCAATGGAGGACGTTTAATTGGTTACGAATCTGAGGATATGGCCAGTGAGATAGATAATTTTGTGGATGCACCTTTAACCATGGAGTCAGAAATGGATAGGGACTCCGATTTGAGAATGAAGAGAGATGACACCTCACCTATACAAATGGAATCACTCATTATGGATACATATGAAGAACATCTTCATTCAAGGTCCTCTGATTCTCAGTCTATTGGAGGCTCAACTATGTCTGATGTGGGGAACAATTCATCCACAAAAGAAATATCTAGTTTCTCTTCAGATTCTCCAAGCGTTTCAGCTGAAACACCACAACCAGAAAGCTCTGCCACTAAAGGATCTCTGTGCACTGATATCTGTGTAAATGAGATTGCTGGTGCATCCTCTTACCAGGAAACTGCTGATGAAGTATTCCCTGTGGATGGCCACTCAAAACCTGAGGTTTCTGATGATACACACACCAATAGCAGGTCTGGGTCCAAGCATGTCTCTTCTAGCAGTGATGAATTTGTGAGAAAATATATGTTGAATCCACCTGAGCCAGAAAAGGTCTCTACTCTGGATAACGAAGAAGAGAAGACAGACCCAAGCATAGGTCCATCATGTGTGGTTTCTGATGGTAGGCACACCGAGACCGATACGATCACCAGCCAAAGGTCTGAGTTTAAGCAGGTGACTTCTACTTTGAACGGACCAATGTCTACTTTGGAGCTTTCTGATCCAGAAGTTGTGGGCAATCATAACTTAGAGCCAGATGAGATGGTCTTTGTGACAAATGACGAAGAAAGGATGATAAATCACGATTGCAGTCAGAAGATGATTTATCaagatcaaccattttcccgtGCCTGCATATCTAGATTGTCATCAGAAGATGATTTATCAAGATCCTCTGGCAGAGAGGAAATGGTGGATGAACTGAATGGTGAGGATGATATTTATCATCGCACTGATAGTTTAGTTCAAACATCCTCCAATTTCCTGCATGAGGATGAATGCAATGGGGAGGATAGGGAGTTGGCAGATGATGCATCTTCGACAATAAACACACCTCATATTGTGGATGAAATTCAAGATAATTTCGAAGATGATTTTCCAGAGATGCCCAACTCTTCTGATGCAGTACATAATGGAGACAGTAATGAGCATAAAGAAGATAATATTATTGCTGTTTGGGATGATGAGGATTCATATGCTTCTACTGACTCTCTAAAGCATTTCCCATGTATCATGGAGGCATCTCTAGAGAAGGGACTGGTAGAAACATCATTGGCCAGTGCTGACACTCTAACGCTTGAAAACAATCACTCGGATAGCTCCACTAACAATGAGATTAGCTTGGAAAATCCTAAATCTTCACACCTAGCAAGCTCTCCTGATAGCCTGATGGAAGTTCTTGATGCTCATAATGAAGGCATTATTGCTGAGGAAGATACAATCATAAATGGAACTCTTCCGACTGGAACTCCTGAACCTTTTGAAATTGTGGGTTTGCAAGGCACAGAAATATTTTGTCATGTTTCTCCCAATGATTCAGAAGCCCTAGAAGTATCACATTGCTCGTCACAAGATCTTGAAGAGCCTGCAGGAACGTCAGATACCAAAGAAATGGATGGAATCTCACTGTTATCAGGTTCCAATACTCAAGAAATTACTGAAGTTACAAGCTCTACTGATATTAATCCAGTGAATGGGATTCACGTGCCATTGAGTAAGTCTGGTTTGGATGCTTGTACATCCCACACAACAGATATCACTTCCCCCGTTCCTGCAGTTTCTGACGATGCAAGTCTCAGTAAGTTAGTGGAAGAGCATAATGGTCACTTTGGGTATTCTGGCATACATGAACTTGTGAATGAAAAGGATTCTCCCTCTGAATGGGAATTAGATCATGCTGAGAAAGTGGGCGCAGCAGAGGCTTCTGTTTTAGGTTCTGAAGCTATCGCCTGCAACTCTGTCGATAATTTTCATCCCGGAACAGAGCTTTCAGGTTTTGTTCATAATTCACATCTTGATGTAGAATGTGATGAACAGTGTGGTCTACATAGAGAACCAGAACTAATCAGCGAAAATGGTCTTCAAAATCATGTTCTTGATGCTCCATTACTGCCTGTAGATAATGACAGTGAAGAATTTGTTCAAGATAAAGTTGGGCTTCCGCCCTCTCACATTGATCTTGATCAACATCTACTGTGTCCGGGAGAAATAAGTCCAGAGTTGTCACCTTCGTTGCCTATGAATTACCTGCAAAATCTTGATAATGATGAAGCCAGAGGAGACAGCAATTTCGTCTCTGCATTTTCTCTTGCAAATGGGTCAGCTCCACCTTCTATATCGGAGCTCTCAAGATTAAGTAACAAAGACATAAATGTCCATGAATATCCATTAGATTCAGTTTCTTCTCCAAGTAATCCTTTTCTGGAAGCTAATCAGATAAATCTTTCTGACCTACCTCCACTGCCACCTCTCCCACCAGTTCAGTGGATGATGGGAAAGCTTCAGCATGGTTTTCCTTCTGCAGAGGAAGAGATGATAAGAGATAAAGAATCATTCCCTCAATTACTCTCCCTGACAGCAGCCACTGATGATGTTGGTTCACCCCTATCAACAGAACCCACTCATAATGGTTCTTGTCCACCCACTGCAACCACCGATGATATTAGGTCCGCGTGTGAAGAGATGGAAGACTCGCTGCCGGTGCTAGCCGCCAATACCATAGTAAAAGATGAGAGTTGTGACAATAGTTGTTCTATCTCGGAATCCAAAACTTTGCATGAGACAACCAACCATCCCGAAAAAATAGAAACCAAGCCACAGCTGTTAACTACACCAGTTTCAGAGAATGTATCTGCATCAGAAGCTGCTGAAGATGGTGCTGAAAACGGGACCCAAAAGGTGAAATTTCCTCGGCCTCGCAATCCTCTTGTGGATGATGTTTCTTTCCTTGataagagtaaagtaagtaTAATCTGTTTCCTTCCTTGTACACAATGCAAATTACTATCTCTCAGTGCCAAATTCAATAAACGTTTCCATCCTCCAGCTACGAAAAGTCTCAGAACGAGTCAGGCCCGAGATACAGAAGGTAGAAGAAAGAGATTCTCTCTTGGAGCAAATAAGGACCAAGGTAAGAAACaccatatatacataaatagcATTGTGCACGTACATTGCTTGCCTGTGGAAGATAACTCCATATAAACATCATGCAGTCCTTCAACCTGAAACCTGCAATGGCATCAAGACCCAGTATCCGGACTCGGGCTCCTGACACCAATCTCAAAGTCGTCGCGATTTTGGAAAAAGCGAATGCAATTCGCCAGGTCTCTCTTCCTTTCTCCCTGCAAAGTCTCAGTGCCTGTTTTTGCCTCAGTCTTCTTTAGAATGAAAATGGCTACCTTTTGCAGGCATTTGCCGGTAGTGATGAGGACGACGATGATAGCTGGAGTGAATGATGCAGAAGAAATTATCCAGGAGGGAATATTTCTCAAAAATGATTATTGTTTTAAAGAAACCGAGATCCGAGATCCGAGATTCTTGT contains:
- the LOC121746864 gene encoding SCAR-like protein 1, producing MPMPRYEIRNEYSLADPELYRAADKDDPEALLEGVAMAGLVGLLRQLGDLAEFAAEIFHNLHGDVMATASRGHSLAFRVQQLETEIPAIERAFLSQTDHSSFFYHPGVDWHPNLQLDNNLVTRGDMPRFIMDSYEECREPPRLFLLDKFDIAGAGACLKRYTDPSFFKVETSEITGADIQREKKIRKAKKKGPRWRNRETHEVVPTSHAKLHQLFLEERVENGISTASHCAKLKRRLNGFPFNSKAGKSYMVKILNSPSPEPKVLHDMTVDSPQLKLATDDHRDSASQTFEVMSPYRERGGRKRGTPSSPDRDGAVQNHPTHESDEFPVYDEIGELPSSRPIIATNGLSSTLNMVTGEKVVTVDAESNGGRLIGYESEDMASEIDNFVDAPLTMESEMDRDSDLRMKRDDTSPIQMESLIMDTYEEHLHSRSSDSQSIGGSTMSDVGNNSSTKEISSFSSDSPSVSAETPQPESSATKGSLCTDICVNEIAGASSYQETADEVFPVDGHSKPEVSDDTHTNSRSGSKHVSSSSDEFVRKYMLNPPEPEKVSTLDNEEEKTDPSIGPSCVVSDGRHTETDTITSQRSEFKQVTSTLNGPMSTLELSDPEVVGNHNLEPDEMVFVTNDEERMINHDCSQKMIYQDQPFSRACISRLSSEDDLSRSSGREEMVDELNGEDDIYHRTDSLVQTSSNFLHEDECNGEDRELADDASSTINTPHIVDEIQDNFEDDFPEMPNSSDAVHNGDSNEHKEDNIIAVWDDEDSYASTDSLKHFPCIMEASLEKGLVETSLASADTLTLENNHSDSSTNNEISLENPKSSHLASSPDSLMEVLDAHNEGIIAEEDTIINGTLPTGTPEPFEIVGLQGTEIFCHVSPNDSEALEVSHCSSQDLEEPAGTSDTKEMDGISLLSGSNTQEITEVTSSTDINPVNGIHVPLSKSGLDACTSHTTDITSPVPAVSDDASLSKLVEEHNGHFGYSGIHELVNEKDSPSEWELDHAEKVGAAEASVLGSEAIACNSVDNFHPGTELSGFVHNSHLDVECDEQCGLHREPELISENGLQNHVLDAPLLPVDNDSEEFVQDKVGLPPSHIDLDQHLLCPGEISPELSPSLPMNYLQNLDNDEARGDSNFVSAFSLANGSAPPSISELSRLSNKDINVHEYPLDSVSSPSNPFLEANQINLSDLPPLPPLPPVQWMMGKLQHGFPSAEEEMIRDKESFPQLLSLTAATDDVGSPLSTEPTHNGSCPPTATTDDIRSACEEMEDSLPVLAANTIVKDESCDNSCSISESKTLHETTNHPEKIETKPQLLTTPVSENVSASEAAEDGAENGTQKVKFPRPRNPLVDDVSFLDKSKLRKVSERVRPEIQKVEERDSLLEQIRTKSFNLKPAMASRPSIRTRAPDTNLKVVAILEKANAIRQAFAGSDEDDDDSWSE